Proteins encoded by one window of Microplitis mediator isolate UGA2020A chromosome 1, iyMicMedi2.1, whole genome shotgun sequence:
- the LOC130669444 gene encoding enolase-like, which produces MPIEKVKARQIFDSRGEPTLEVDLITDIGLFRSSVPCTPSSNLNEALDLRDNNAIIFNGRSVLNAVENINNIIAPELIKSRFEVCQQREIDLLMIKLDGSKNKSKLGANAILGVSMACCKAGAIKGRIPLYRYISRLADTQPIIPVPMFNIINGGKLAGNSLICQDFMIMPTGAESFKEAIKMGIEVFKILEKMIAESEELKVPLTVGNEGGFSPQIEEDSEALSMIVEAIKAAGYEGKVKIAIDMSASSFCKDGQYDLQFKTEDTDPDDYIEAQALKDRYLEILTDFPQLVSIKDPFDQDDWDGWLMLSDQSIQIVADDLTAMNSERIEEATERGAGNCLTIRLPQAGTVTEAIDCFKMARSSGWSTIVSAGYGETEDCFVADFVVGLSAGQFKAGAICRGERISKYNQILRIEEELGQGAKYAGEMFKNPLSLISHSENHQKDEKKKKKSKKTY; this is translated from the exons atgccTATCGAAAAAGTTAAAGCGCGACAAATTTTTGATTCACGAGGTGAGCCTACTTTAGAAGTCGACTTAATAACGGATATTGGGCTCTTTAGATCTTCAGTACCATGTACCCCTTCATCAAATTTAAACGAAGCTTTAGATCTTCGTGATAAtaatgcaataatttttaatggacGTTCAGTTTTGAATGCAGtcgaaaatattaataatataatagctCCAGAGCTAATAAAAAGTCGATTTGAAGTTTGTCAACAGCGAGAAATTGATTTACTTATGATAAAGCTAGatggttcaaaaaataaatcgaaGCTCGGGGCAAACGCTATTCTAGGAGTGTCAATGGCTTGTTGTAAAGCAGGTGCCATTAAAGGGCGTATTCCtttatataggtatataaGTCGATTAGCAGATACTCAACCAATCATTCCAGTCCCTATGTTTAATATTATCAATGGTGGAAAGTTAGCAGGAAATTCTTTGATTTGTCAAGATTTTATGATTATGCCAACAG gTGCTGAATCTTTTAAAGAAGCTATAAAAATGGGTAtagaagtatttaaaatacttgaaaaaatgattgctGAATCTGAAGAATTAAAAGTTCCTTTAACTGTTGGCAACGAGGGAGGTTTTTCTCCGCAAATTGAAGAAGATTCAGAAGCTTTAAGTATGATTGTAGAAGCTATTAAAGCTGCTGGTTATGaaggaaaagtaaaaattgcCATAGATATGTCAGCGAGCTCTTTTTGCAAAGatg GACAATATGATCTTCAGTTCAAGACAGAAGATACAGATCCTGATGATTATATAGAGGCTCAAGCATTAAaagatcgatatctcgaaattTTAACAGATTTTCCACAGTTGGTATCAATTAAGGACCCATTTGATCAAGACGATTGGGATGGTTGGCTTATGTTATCAGACCAGTCGATTCAAATTGTAGCGGACGATTTGACCGCAATGAATTCGGAAAGGATTGAAGAAGCCACGGAGCGAGGAGCAGGAAATTGTTTAACAATAAGATTGCCTCAAGCTGGAACAGTTACGGAAGCTATTGATTGTTTTAAAATGGCACGATCAAGTGGTTGGTCAACAATTGTAAGTGCAGGTTATGGTGAAACTGAAGATTGTTTTGTAGCGGATTTTGTCGTTGGATTATCAGCAGGACAATTTAAAGCTGGTGCGATTTGTAGAGGAGAGAggatttcaaaatataatcaaattCTGAGGATTGAAGAAGAACTCGGTCAAGGAGCTAAGTATGCTGGAGAGATGTTCAAGAACCCATTGTCATTAATAAGTCATTCAGAAAATCATCagaaagacgaaaaaaaaaaaaaaaaatcaaagaaaacatattaa